From Fibrobacter sp.:
TGATGACAAATTTAAAATCTCACAGAAATGTATTGTTTCTTTTTCTGTTTGCTCTTGCAGTTTCAATCAATGGGCAGGAGCTTGTACCAGCCGATCCGTATATCATTGTCAGACCTGCGGAACCGGTAGCTGATAAAGATACGGTTGTGTTGAAGCTTATTATTGGTACGGCTCAGAACTCATGTGTTGTTCCGGAGATAAAAGACATCAGGTTTACTATCGAACAGGCTAATATTGCTGTTTATCCGCCAGTTTACAGCGTTTACCTCAATTATCAGGTATTAGAGCTTCCAAAAGACAAGGTTTGCCCTGCTGTTTACAGTCCGGTAGAGTATGGGCCTGAGTACAATCTGGGTACTCTTTCAGTGGGAACTTATGAGGTATATGACAATAGCAGTGGAATCATGACGTTGGATCCAAAAAAACCTGTTTATCCCCATGTCGGCTCTTTCAGTGTAGTAAATGGTTCTGGAGTGCCAATTCGCCGATACTCAGTTCAGGGGAAGGTAGTTGATGATCCCTCACCGCTGAAGAGAGCGAGCCTGCCGATCGAGGGTGTAAAAGTTTTGCTCAGGAAATCTGAACTGGCCAACATGGATCAACTTCTATTGGATCCTTCAATTAGTCTTGCTCCGCCGAGTGTTATAGATTCAGCTTACACCGATTCTAATGGTAATTTCTTTTTCCCCAAATTGTTACCAGATCTCTACTCTATCGAATGTTTACATCCCAATTACAATCCGGCAGGTGTCTTTTTTAATCTAGCCTCGGATACCTCGTTTCAAATAATGATGCTTGAGAAGAGTTCCACTGTTTCGGTTTCCGGGCACGTAAGAGAACTTTTTAATGCTGAACTGGTTCCTCTGGAGGGATGTACCATAACTGTGACACAACCGCAGATTGCTTTTCCCATTGAGGCTGCCGGGCAGTTGATTTCAATACCAATAAGACCGATTGATCCGGTTGTTTACAAAGCGGTAAGCGGTACGGATGGCAGCTACAAGATTACAGGCATTTCCCTTTCTGCCAATAACGAAGCCTGGTATGTAAGAGCAACAAAACGCGGTTACAATGAAGAGTCTAAGACTGTGAGACTGTCCGTCGGCTCAGATCAGGTTGTCGATTTTGTGCTTCAGAAAAGGTATGCAAATTTTATAAAGGATACTGTCGATGGTATAATTATTACTCTCTCTACTGAAAAGGAAGCGTACAATGTCGGGGAAGGTGTAAACATCCGTTATTCACTCACCAATACTACATCCCGTGATATTACATTCGGAGGTTTTTCGGCAAATTGTGAATATGATATGGCTATCGGAGCGAAGGATGCGGATTTACCATACTACAAACTCTCTGATTTTGTGACCTGTCTCAGGTCAATTTCTGAAATTGTCGTTCCTGCGAAAGATTCGGTAGTAAAGAGTTTTCCGCAATATGTGATTCCTGAAGACCTGGTAAAAAGTGATGAGTATCAGCCGTGGTATGTAGAGGCAGGGCTGAACAAGGATGAATATAAGGAGACTTGGATCAGGCTGGGATTCAGAGTCAGAGAGATTCCTGTGTCATCCAGGCCGGTGTCTTCCGTGAAAAAGGGCAGGAGTGTGGAGTGCAGTCTGATCAGAGAAACATTATCTCTGAATCTTTCGGAGAGAGAATTTGTCAGGGTGACGGCTCATTCGCTTGATGGCAGGATAATTCCTCAGTTGACTTTTCAGAAGCAGCTTGGCGCAGGTTCGCATGTTATTCCACTCGATATTTCCGGTGTAAGAGGAATCTGTCTGTTGAGAGTATCCGGTGAAAAGTTTACCAGGGCATTCAAACTGAATCTTGCTGCAAGGTGATAAAATAGAATCTCTTCAATTGATTTGCAGGCGGCAGAGTTTCTTTCTGCCGCCTGTTTTTTATGAGGGTGAGTTATAAGGAAATGGTTTAAGTCACTAATTATGTAGAGGTGAGTTGTTGACTGAAGAGTTTAAGTTTGCGAATTCATGTCAGAGGTGATTTATCGACTCAGGGTTTAAATCACAATTTATCTGAGAGGTAATTTCAATATCACTACATTATTGCCAGATTATCCATAAAACCAATGTAAAAATTCACTATTGCTTTACCCGCCAGAACAGCGATCCAGATTCCGGCTCCCAGAAACGGACCAAAAGGAATTCTGTGATCAACGCTGAGCTTTTTCGTGACAATCATACCGATGCCGGCAACTGAGCCCAGAAGAGCACCAAAGACTATTCCCATCAGGGAGATTTCCAATCCAAAGAGAGCTCCTGCTGCTGCCATCAGTTTTATATCTCCTCCACCCATTGCATCGCCTTTTTTTAAAGCAATTGTACCAATCCAACCGATCAGGTAGAGAACACCACCTCCACCCAGTATACCGATAAATGACTGCAGGGGAGTGATTCCGCCGGGTAGAAAAGAGATAATCAGGCCTGCTGTTATAATAGGAAGTGTGAAGAAATCCGGTATGATGTAGTGTCGGAAATCGATTACAGCCATTGGTATCATCATCAGAAGAAAAAGGGCCTGGAGGATAACAGACGTGCTAAGGAAGATGTCAGCGTTTCCGGCGAGTGCTTTCTGAGCAAACAGATACCAGAGTGCAGCAGATGCTCCTCCGGTGATCAGTTCGATCAGTGGATAAACCGGAGATATTGGCTCTTTGCAGCTGGCGCACTTTCCTCTCAGGAACAGATAGCTTAATACAGGAATATTTTCCCATGGCCTGATTTTCCTGCCGCAGGAGACACAGTGGGAAGCGGGAAAAACAACCGATTCACCCCTGGGGAGTCTCCAGATAAGGACATTGAAAAATGATCCGATTACCAGTCCTGAAATACCTGCGATAACACTGATCAACTCTAGATCTCCGATCCCTGTTTCACCACACGATTTCCTGTTTTCTGCTTTTTTTGTATCTCTTTGTCTGGTTTCTTCTGCTGAATACTTTTTATTGATGATCGGGTTTTGTTAATACCCTTCAGACTCAAAGCCTCTGGAAGTTTCTTATAGGAGCGGTAGACATATGATTTCTGGAAATCGGACTGAATGCTTCTGGCTGGAAAGGAGGAAATAGAGAGGCAAACAGCCCAGGCAATCAGCACTGCTTTTGCCAGTCCGATTAAAGCACCCAGCATTCGATCTAACCATCCAAGCAGGACCAGACGGACTATTTTCTTCAATGCCCATCCGATGGAGATTAAGATAAGTACTACTGCGATGTAAATAAGCAGAAAAGAGATGGCGTTTTTGATATGGAGAGGGATGCGATCAAGGGGAAGAACCCTGGACAGATCTTTAAAGTAAAGAAATCCGATTATAAAACCTGATATCATTGCCGCCAGACGGATCACTTCTCCGATGAATCCACGCTTGATTCCAATCACTGTAAAGATCGATGCTATGATCAATATCGCTAAATCCAATGTATGCATAAATGAATTTCGGTCAGGGAAAGAGTGTCAGGGTTAAAAATAATAAAAGGGCGTTTTTACAATTGTAAAAACCGCCCTCAAGGATGTGTTTTGAAAGGAAGGTTCAATCTTCTTCGAGGATTCCAACCACGTGTTTATCTTCGATTATGAAGATTTTATGATTTCCCTTTTTGTAGATCCAT
This genomic window contains:
- a CDS encoding CvpA family protein, which translates into the protein MHTLDLAILIIASIFTVIGIKRGFIGEVIRLAAMISGFIIGFLYFKDLSRVLPLDRIPLHIKNAISFLLIYIAVVLILISIGWALKKIVRLVLLGWLDRMLGALIGLAKAVLIAWAVCLSISSFPARSIQSDFQKSYVYRSYKKLPEALSLKGINKTRSSIKSIQQKKPDKEIQKKQKTGNRVVKQGSEI
- a CDS encoding carboxypeptidase regulatory-like domain-containing protein, with the translated sequence MTNLKSHRNVLFLFLFALAVSINGQELVPADPYIIVRPAEPVADKDTVVLKLIIGTAQNSCVVPEIKDIRFTIEQANIAVYPPVYSVYLNYQVLELPKDKVCPAVYSPVEYGPEYNLGTLSVGTYEVYDNSSGIMTLDPKKPVYPHVGSFSVVNGSGVPIRRYSVQGKVVDDPSPLKRASLPIEGVKVLLRKSELANMDQLLLDPSISLAPPSVIDSAYTDSNGNFFFPKLLPDLYSIECLHPNYNPAGVFFNLASDTSFQIMMLEKSSTVSVSGHVRELFNAELVPLEGCTITVTQPQIAFPIEAAGQLISIPIRPIDPVVYKAVSGTDGSYKITGISLSANNEAWYVRATKRGYNEESKTVRLSVGSDQVVDFVLQKRYANFIKDTVDGIIITLSTEKEAYNVGEGVNIRYSLTNTTSRDITFGGFSANCEYDMAIGAKDADLPYYKLSDFVTCLRSISEIVVPAKDSVVKSFPQYVIPEDLVKSDEYQPWYVEAGLNKDEYKETWIRLGFRVREIPVSSRPVSSVKKGRSVECSLIRETLSLNLSEREFVRVTAHSLDGRIIPQLTFQKQLGAGSHVIPLDISGVRGICLLRVSGEKFTRAFKLNLAAR
- a CDS encoding prepilin peptidase; amino-acid sequence: MISVIAGISGLVIGSFFNVLIWRLPRGESVVFPASHCVSCGRKIRPWENIPVLSYLFLRGKCASCKEPISPVYPLIELITGGASAALWYLFAQKALAGNADIFLSTSVILQALFLLMMIPMAVIDFRHYIIPDFFTLPIITAGLIISFLPGGITPLQSFIGILGGGGVLYLIGWIGTIALKKGDAMGGGDIKLMAAAGALFGLEISLMGIVFGALLGSVAGIGMIVTKKLSVDHRIPFGPFLGAGIWIAVLAGKAIVNFYIGFMDNLAIM